The following is a genomic window from Pseudomonas promysalinigenes.
TATCACCTACTGGAACTACTGGTTCGGCCTGCGTATCAAGGCACGCCTGGATGCCGGCGACAAACCCATGGCTCTGCGCCTTCTGTGGATCGGTGTGGCCGGCAACCTGTCGACCCTGGGCTATTTCAAATACGCCAATTTCGGCGCCGAAGTACTGGCCATGCTGCTCGCACCGCTGGGCATCAATACCTGGACGCTGGAGAACATCTTCCTGCCACTGGGCATTTCCTTTTACGTGTTCCATGCCCTTAGCTACATCGTCGACATCTACCGCAAGGACGCTACACCCACACGCAACTTCATCGACTTCGCCGCCTTCGTCGCGCTGTTCCCGCACCTGGTGGCCGGGCCAATTCTGCGCTACAGCCAGCTGGCGCCACAGCTGCGCGAGCGCACCCACTCGCTGGAGCTGTTTTCGCTGGGGGTTTGCCGTTTCATGCTCGGCTTCATCATGAAGGTGTTGATCGCCGACCGCCTGGCACCGATCAACGTGCTGTTCGTCAGCGAAGGTACGCTGCAGTTCAGCGACGCCTGGTTCGGCCTGGTGATCTCGACGCTGCAGCTGTATTTCGACTTCGCCGGCTACAGCCACATGGCCTTGGGCCTGGCACTGATGATGGGCTTTCGCTTCCCGGAGAACTTCAACCAGCCCTACGTGGCGCAGAGCATCACCGAGTTCTGGGCACGCTGGCACATGACCCTGGCGCATTTTTTGCGCGACTACGTGTACATGCCGCTGGTGCGTAAACGGGTGGCCGGTGCAATGCCGGCGCTGATCTGGACCATGCTGCTGTCGGGCCTGTGGCACGGCGCGAGCTTCGCCTTCATCTGCTGGGGCCTGTTCTTTGGCGTTGGCATGGTGCTGGAGCGCAAGTTCAACCTGGCGACCAAGGTTGGCGCGCCTTACAAGCTCGGCCGACACCTGCGCACCGGCCTGCTGATCCTGTTGAGCATGCCGCTGTTCTTCACCATGGACCTGCGCCACAGCATCGATATCTACAAGGCGTTGTTCGGCTTCAACGGCTTCGGCTCGCTGGAGCTGTATGTGCTGGGTGCCTCGAAGATGGCCATGGCCTTCGCTCTGGTGGCGCTGGCCTGGCTGCTGCTGGCCGGCATCAATAATTTGCGCTTCTACGCCGGCAACAAGGAAGGCTACTTCATGCGCCATGTCGGCGCGTTGCACAGCGTGCTGCTGTGGGGGGGCTTCCTGCTGGCCCTGAGCAGCCTGGCAGCCAACTCGTTCTCACCCTTTCTGTATTTTCAGTTCTAGGAGAACGCCATGTATCCGGTGATGAATTCGGCCAGCAAGGCCAACGGCATTGTGTTCATTGTGGTGCTGGCGGCCATGTTCCTCTATTCGCTGCCGCCGGTGTTCAGCTTTGCGCGCACCTCGACCGACACCTGGAACCTGTTCGTCGACGGCAAACTGCTGCGCAAGTTCGAGCAAGCCTACGACAAGCGCTTCTTCCTGCGCGACCCGTCGGTTGAGTTGTGGGCCGACGCCCAGTTCCATCTGTTTGGAGAAGGCACCAAGGGCGTGGTACTTGGCAAAGATGGCTGGCTCTACACCAATCAGGAATACCGCGTACCCAACGATCTAGACGCCAATCTGGCGGCACAACTTGAGCAGATCGCCAAGGTGCGCCTGCAACTGGCAGAGCATGGCAAGCACCTGGTTATTCTGCCATTGCCGATGAAGCTCGACGTCTACGCAGCCCACGCCCAGCATGCTTTCGACCCACGGGTAATCAGCCTCTACGACCGCTTTGTCAGCGAGTTGCAAGGCCGCCAGATGGATGTGGTGCCGTTGCGTGCGGCCTTCCTCGCCAACCTTGAAGGCCCACAGCTGTTTCTCAAGTCCGACACTCACTGGAGCCCTGAAGGCGCACGGCTGTCGGCCTATGAATTGGCACGTCAGCGCCCGCAATTGCTCGGCGACCAAGTCTACGTTTCGCACAAGGCCGGCGACAAAAGCGTCAAGGGTGACTTGATGAATTACATCCAGTTCGACCACGCCCGCCTGGCCCCCCAGTTCGGCCCCAACTCCATCGCCCTCTACGAAACCCTCAAGGCCGAGCAAGGTGCCGACGACCTGTTCGCCGAACAAGACCAGAGCCTGATGCTGGTCGGCACCAGCTACAGCAAGATCGACGACTGGAACTTCGTCGGCTTTCTCAAGGAAGCGCTCAACCGCGACCTGTTGAGCATTGCCGTGGAAGCGCGGGGCCCGTTCGAGGCGATGAACCAGTTCCTCGCCAGCGATCAACTGGCAAGTACCCAGATCGACACCGTGGTGTGGGAATTCCCGCTACGCACCCTGCTCGCCCACCGCCCAGGCTCACTTAGCCGTAGCGCTGCGCCCCAGCATTTCTGACGAATCAAGGAGAGTCCGAATGAAGCTTACCCACCTGTTCACCGCCATCGCCCTGGCCACCGCCGGCCATACCGTTTTGGCTGCCGAGGGCAACGCTGACCTATACGACGCCGTGGCCCCTGCCGACTCGGCCTTCGTGCGGGTGCTGAACCTGTCCGACAGCAACATCGACGTCAGCCTCAGTGGCAAGGTCAACCCGCAGCGGGTCGCCGCCGGGCAGCTCAGCGGCTATCGGTTCACACCCGCAGGCCCGCACAAGATCACCATCGCCGGTAAATCCATCGAACCCCAGCTCAAGGCCAATGCCGCGAGCACCGTGGTGTACGACGGCAAGCAGCTCAAGCTGATCAGCGACAAGTACGTCAATGAGCCGAAAAAGGCGCAGATCGCCTTCTATAACCTGACCCAGAACCCGGCAGCGCTGAAGACCTCCGATGGCAAGCACGACGTGGTGCAGACCCTGGGCAATGGTGAGACCGGCACGCGCATGGTCAATGAGATCAAGATCGACTTCGCTGCCTACCAGCAGGACACCAAAGTTGCCAGTTTCGACGAGCAGTTCCTGAAGAAGGGGCGCTCGTACAGCTACGTACTGCTGCCGGGCAACCGCAGCATGACCCTGGCCAACAGCATCGACCCGACCGAGTGACGATTGCTCAGCAAGGATGAATGGCACATGAAGACCCTTGTACCTGTTGCCCTGAGCGTTGCCATCGCGCTGCTCAGCCTGCCCAGCCAGGCCGCGCAACCCGCCCAGGCGGGCAAGCCTGGTTGCGAGAACCTGCAGTGCATGGTGTGCCCGGCTTTGAGCGACCCGCAACGCTATGCCGAAGGGCGCATGAAGTTGATGCGCGAGATCGTGCCTGGCAAGGATCGCTGGCTGTTCCGTTCGGCCGTAGACCTGACCAATGAATTCGGTATTCCAGCACCGATGCGCCCGGAGTTCGCGCGCCTGATGCATGCGTTCGAACGCCAGGGCATTCATGTGGCCATGGCGATCCAGCCGACCCGCGGGCTGATGCACCGCGACAAGCTGTTCGCCAACCAGCTGCACGGTTTCGACTACGCCCGCGCCAGCGGTAATCTCGCCACCTACCTTGGCCAACTGCGCCAGAGCGGCGCGGTGGTAGCGCCGATGATGCAACTGGTACAGCAGCCGCCCAAAGGCGAGTACTTCTTCCGCCGTGACCACCACTGGACACCAGCTGGGGCTGAGGCCACGGCGAAGCTGATGGCCGAAGAAATCCGTCGCCAACCGTTCTATGCCGGGCTGACCAAAAAGCAATACCGTACCGAGCCGGGCGTGATGGTGCCAAAGGACGGCACGCTGAACCTGGCGATGAGTTCACTGTGCGGCAACAACTATGGTTTTCAGTACGTGCGTGGCTACCAGACGGTTCCGGTGGCCAGTGGCGGCGATGCGCTGTTCGATGACGCGCCGGACCCTGAGGTGATCCTGGTGGGTGACAGTAACGCCGCCGCCCGCGAGGACGAAAGCAAGCAGTTCAACTTCGACGGCTACCTCAAGCAATACCTGAACGTCGACGTACTGAACTATGCCCTGCCTGGGGTTGGCGAAGACGGCTCGCTGCTCGAATACCTGTTGTCCAGCGACTACAAGCCCAAGGCACCGCCCAAGCTGATCGTCTGGGAGCTGCCGGCCAACTACCGGTTGGACTCGCCGTTGATGTACCGGCAACTGGTGCCGGCCATTCAAGGCGGCTGCGCGGCAAGCCAGCAGGTTCTGGAAAGCAAACTTAAGCGTCCGGCCTTGAAGGTGGGTGAGCGCATCGAGCTGCTGAGCAATGCGGGCAGTGGCCGCCAGTCGCTTTCCAAAGGCTTTCTGGACATTCGTCTGAGCGACAAGAACGTCAAGGATTTCTACATCATCGTCTATTACGACAACGGCGCGCGGGACAAGGTGTGGTTCCGCCGTGAGGCGGCGGTGACTGGCGGCCAATATTATCTGGAACTGAGCAAAGCACCGGAATTCGCCGGCGCCAACCTGTTATCGGTATTCATGGAGCCGACCAAGGCCGGTACCGCAGCGACCGCCGTGGAGACCCGTCTATGCCTATGAGCAAACTATTACCGGGCATCGGGTTACTGGCCATGAGCCTCGTGTTCCCCCACGCCCATGCGGCGCAGTCCATCTGGCCGGCACACCCCACGCCGCAATCGGCCATGATTGCCGATTACCGTACCCTGGTCTGCACCAAGGAACCGCCAGCACCTTTTACCGGCAGCCTGCGCCTGCAGAGCAAGTACGACCAGCGCGATGCAAGCAAGTCGACACTGCGCAGCAGCCCCGACGCCGACAGTGAACGTATCGGCAAGCAGGTCAAGCAGTTCGTCGGCGGCCTGATCTACGCCAGCAAGCGCTTCCAGGGCGCCAAGAAGCCGCAGGACGCCAACATGGCGCTGGCCTGTCAGGACCAGTGGCTGCAGCGCTGGGCCGACGCTGGCGCCCTGCTCAACCCTGATGCCACCGGCACCGGCATGGCGGCGCGCAAATGGGCGCTTGCGGCCATGGCTGGCACCGTGCTGCTTACCCAGGCAGCCAGCAACGGCAAGCTGCAACTGAGCGATGCACAGCGTACCTGGTTCACCGACCTTGGCGAGTTGGTGATCCGTGAATACGACCCCCGCCGCAGCGCCAGCGGCGTGTACTTCAACAACCACGACTATTGGGCAGCCTGGGCGGTGGCAGCCACCGGCATGCTGGTTGGCCGCGACGACTTCATCCGCTGGGCCGATGGTAATTTGCGCCGCGGCCTGGCTCAGGCCGTGCGCTCCAACCAGGGCAACTACGCCTACCTGCCGCTGGAGGTGGCGCGCAGCAAGCTGGCAGCCAACTACAGCCAGTACGCCCTGGTGCCGCTGGTGCTGCTGAGCGAGTCGGCGCGCGCCAACGGCCTGCCGTGGAGCAGCCAAGACCAGCAGACACTCGACCTGCTGGCCAATTTCGCCGCGCGCACGGTGCTCGACCCCGCCGACCTACCGGAACTCAAAGGCCAGTCGCAAAGCGATGTGGCGCCATACAAGATGGCGTGGCTGATCCCGTTTCTGCAGCGCAATCCTGGCCATGCGCTGGCGCGTCAGCTGTACGACAGCCAAGACGGCGAGGTGGACAACTACAGCCAGCTCGGCGGCCCGATCAAAGCCTTCTATTCCCCTCTGCCCGGATCAAGGAGCTGACCCATGGCTGCCCTCGCCCGCTTTTCCATCACCTGCCTGGCTGCGCTGTGGCTGGCAGGCGCTGCCCAGGCCGCCAGCCAGGCGCTACCGGCCAACCAGATCGTCGATACCCTGCCGGCTGAGCAACGCCAGCTCAAGGCCGATCAATTGCGCCAGCAGGTGCGCCAGGCAGTCGCCTTTGAGCAAACCGAACGGCAGCGCCCGGCCGGGCGTGCCAGTGTCAGCCTGCAACCGATGTTTTCTTCCCAGGCCGGCAGCTGGCCCTTCGAGCCATTGGTCAACAACGGCCTGTTCCGCGCCATCGCCGGTTATCAGGCACACCACCCACAAGTGGTGATGCTGCGTGGTGGCAGTATCACGCTGGCGCAGTTGCATGACGCACTCAACAACCCGCGAGTGCTCAAGCGCTACAAAGACGGCTACCTGTTGAGCTACCCGCTGATGATCGGCAGCGACGCCGGCCTGGTCCTTGAAGGCACCAGTCTGTACCTGGCGAGCTTCTCCGGTACGGCACTGATCAACCAGGGCTGGCTTAGCCTGAACCAGTCCAGCCTGCAGAGCATGGCCGGCGACAAACCGGCTAGCACCGACCGCGCGTGGCGGCCCTTCGTTGTGGCCTGGGCTGGCAGCCATACCCAGGTGCTGGGTTCGACCCTCAAGCGCCTGGGCTACAACGCCAACCTCTCGCGGGGCTTGACCACCGCCTTAAGTTCTCAGCAGGCAGCCAGTACTCGCCTGGCCACGGTGATCATCCGCGATAGCCAGTTCAGCGAAATGTCCACGGCGGTGGAGTTGCAGCATAGCCAGGCGACCATCAGCACCAGCCAGTTCGAGCGCTCGCAACAATACGCCGTGGATGTGCAGAACAGCCAGGTCAAGTTGCAAGGCAACCAACTACGTGGCATCGACAACAACAGCGGCGTACGACTGCGTGGCAAGACGCGGGCCTTGGTCGAAGACAACCTTATCCTTGGCGCGACCAAGGCTGGGATCGAAATCACCGAACAACAGGGCGCAGTGCTGCTGGCTGGCAACCGCATCGGCGACAGCCGCGGCAACGGCATTCAGTTGCGCAGCCTGACACCAACTGCGGCGGCGCCACTGGTAATCGACGACAACCTGCTGGCCAGCAGCCAAGGCAGCGCAGTGGACGCCAGCGAGGTCGGCGCCGTGGCCCTGCTGGACAACCGTATCGGCAATACCGCCGAATACGCCGTCAGCCTGCGCAATACGACGCCGCTGGCCGGGCCGTTGCTGCTCAGTGGCAACCGCCTTGGCCGGGTCGGCAAGGCGCTGGTCAGGGTCGAGGGGGTTCGGGACGTGGTGTTGGGCGGCAACAGCTTCGACGGCAAACCGTTGTTGCAGAACCTGTTGATTGGTGACTTGTTGCCGCTGCAAGGGCAGCTGCTAGAGGCGACTGTTCGCCAGGGCGCAACGGTGCGGGTAAGGCAGCCATGAGGTATCGGTTGCAGTGATTTGCCGGGCCGGCAGCGGTCAACCAATGGTCCGTTGCATCCTCACAAAACACTCATCGTTACCCATGTCGATGAAACCCTGGCGCAGGTACAACTGCCGCGCCGGGTTGCTCTTGAACACCATCAATCGCAGCAGCGGCAAACGGCGCTGCGCGGCCCATCCCGCCAGTGTCTGCAACACCTGACTGCCTACCCCTCGCCCCCGGTGTTGCTCACTCAGGTGCAGTTCACGAATGAACAGTGCCTGCCGATCCTGGCTAAGGCTACAAAAACCCAGCACCTGATCATCCTGCATCACCAGCCATTGCTCGCGCCAAGCCCACGCTTGATCGAAGGCCTCCTCGACCCACAATAGGCCGAACTCGTGGTAATAGGGCAACATCGCCCGCCGAGTAAGGTCACGGGCGAAGTCGCGATGGGCATCGCTTGCGCCAATCAATTCAACGGGCATGCTGCACACCTGCGGCGTTCGAGGTTCAGCCTCGCTGGTCAGGCTGGGATATTGAGGCCACGCTGTACCGCCGGGCGCTCGAGGAATTTCGCCAATACCCGCTGCACCTGCGCAAACTGATCGAAACTCACCAGTTCGCGGGCGTTGTAGCGCTCTACCAGGTTGCGCACCCATGGGAAAATGGCGATATCGGCAATGCTGTATTCATCGACCATCCAATCACGCCCCTTCAGGTGCCGATCGAGCACACCCAAGAGACGCTTCGATTCATTGACATAACGGTCACGGGGGCGCTTGTCCTCGTATTCCTTGCCAGCGAAGAAATGGAAGAAGCCCACCTGGCCGAACATCGGCCCGATGCCGCCCATCTGGAACATCAGCCACTGCAGGGTTTGATAACGTTGGGCCGGGTCGTTGCTCAGCAGCTGGCCGCTTTTCTCCGCCAGGTACTGCAGGATTGCCCCCGACTCGAACAGCCCCAGCGCCTGGCCGCCTGGCCCATTGGGGTCGAGGATGGCCGGAATCTTGTTATTGGCGCTCAGCGAGATGAACTCGGGGCTCAACTGGTCATCGCTATCGAAGCTGACCTTGTGCGGCTCGTAGGGCAGGCCAATCTCCTCGAGCATGATCGAGACCTTCACGCCATTGGGAGTGGGCAGCGAGTACAGCTGCAGCCACTCGGGATGCTTGGCGGGCCATTTACGGGTGATGGGGAAAGCACTCAAGTCGGTCATGGTCAATTTTAGCCTTGGGGGTGGACGTACCACTGTAGTGACATCCCGCGCGGCTGACCATCACCGGCCATTGATCAACTGGCCTTGCCATGGGCCTTGAGTTTGAGCTTTTCGGTATCCACCCGCGCGAATACCGAGTCGGCACTCACCGTCAGCACATCGCCGGCCCAGACTTCACAGATCACCCGCGTCTTGCGCCCGACTTCACCTTCGACCCGGGCCCTGAGCAGCAGCTCCACGCCCATGGGGGTAGGTTTGAGGTAGTTCAGCCCAAGGCTTGCGGTAACGCAATCGATGCGCGGCAGGCTCCCCGCTTCCCGGCCTTCGGCGCGGTAGTGATGCGCCATCGCCGTCCAGTTCGAATGGCAGTCGACCAACATGGCCAGCAGGCCACCATAGACCAGGCCAGGCCAGCCGATGAAGGTGCTGTCGGGTGAATGCCGGCACAGCAGGTGAATGCCGTCGGCATCCCAGTAGCTTTGCAGGTGCAGCCCACTTGGGTGGGAGCAGCCGCAGCCGTAACAGGTACCTTCGGGTGCGGCCAGTGCTTGAAGGGAGGGAATCGGATCGTTCATACGCTGCCTGTGCTTGTTGAAATGGGGGCGCGAAACGCCCCCATTAAAGCAGAAGCTCAAGCCGGTTGGGCGAGCGCCTTTCCACCCTTCTGGGTCAGCGACACCAGCAGGATGAATGCGGTCACGCCAGCGGTCATCAACGTCTCGTAGCGATAGGCGTCGCTGAGCAGCATGTAGCCCAGGACCATGACGATAGTGCCGATGACCAGCCAGGTCAGCCAAGGGAACAACCACATCTTCAACTCCAGTGCACGCCCCTCCCGCTCGGCACGTGCCCGCATGCGCAATTGCGACACGGCGATCACCAGGTACACCAACAATGCGATGGCACCGGTGGTGGACAGCAGGAACCCGAACACCTTGCCTGGCAGTACATAGTTCACGAAGCAACCGACGAAGCCTGCCAGGGTGGAGACGATCACCGCAACGGTCGGCACACCGGCACCAGAAATACGCTTGGTCATGCTCAGAGCCTGGCCGCGGGCGCCCAGTGAATAGAGCATGCGCGAAGCGGTGTACAGGCCAGAGTTCATGCAACTGGTCACAGCCACCAGCACCACCAGATCGACCAGCAGCTTGGCGCCTGGCACGTTCAGCACCTCAAGCACTCGCTGGAACGAGCCCACTGCCTTGAGGCTCGGATCGTTCCAAGCCACCAGCGACACCACCAGAAAGATCGACGCCAGGTAGAAGATCGCGATGCGGTAGACCACAAGGTTGGTGGCACGGCGGATCTTGTCCTTGGGGTTGGCAGTTTCGTCGGCCGCAATGGTGACGATCTCAGCGCCGAAGAACGAGAAGATGGTGATCAGCACCCCACCGAGCACTGTGCCGAAACCGTTGGGCATGAACCCACCGTTTTGCCAAAGATGGCCAATGCCAGATACCTCGGCCAGCGGCCAGAAGCCGAACACCGCCAGGCTGCAGACCACGATGAAGGCGATGATCGCGACCACTTTGACCAATGCGAACCAGTACTCGAACGCACCGAAGTTCTTGACGCTGATCAGGTTGGTGGCCGACAGCACCACCATGATCACAAAGGCGAACAACCAAGACGGCACGTCGGGGAAATAGGCATGCAGGATGTCTGCGCCAGCGATGGCCTCGACCGGAATGATCAATACCCAGAACCACCAGTAAAGCCAGCCAATAGTGAAGCCGGCCCAAGGGCCGATCGCCTCGCTGGCGTAAGTGGAGAACGACCCGCTATTGGGGTTGGCAATGGCCATCTCCCCCAGCATGCGCATGACCAGCAGCACCAGTAAGCCGGTCATGGCATAGGAAATGAGGATGGCTGGGCCGGCGGTAGCGATGGCGTTCGATGAGCCAATGAACAGGCCGGCACCAATGATGCCAGCGATTGAAATCATCGACACCTGACGCGAAGTCAGGCCGTGCTGCAAGGACCGCTGTTTGTTCTTATTTGGCGAAACCATGGTGAACCCTCGAATGGGTCGGCCGCTATACGGCACTCGGCCGTGGCGGCTGAAAGTTGAAGCAGAATTCAGGTAATAGGGTGTTCGTTGTTTTTGTTTTATATCGCCGGTTGCGCATAGCCCTCCTCTTTGCGGTACCGGTTGTAATCGTTGTTCAAGGTCAGTATTAATCTATAAGGCGAGGTCAACAAACGACCTTTTCGAAACACATGATTCCATTGCGGAATGAACTCTTTCCTTTTTTGCTGGGTACGCCTTTGCTATGTCCAAACGCCTGATGCCCTCGACCACTGCCCTGCAGTGCTTCGAAGCTGCCGCCCGGCACCTGAGCTTCACCCGTGCAGCCCAAGAGCTGCACCTGACCCAGAGCGCCGTCAGCAAGCAGGTCGCGCAGCTTGAAGAGATGCTGTCGCATTCGCTTTTCCAACGGATTCGCAGGCGCCTGCACCTGACTCCGGCTGGGGCGCTGTACCTCACTGAAGTGAACAAGATCCTCACCCAGATCGACATCTCCAGCCGTTACATCCTCAGCTACGGCGACGAGACCGAGGTGCTGCGCATCGCGACCCAGCCGACCTTCGGCGCACGCTGGCTGATACCTAGACTCAAGGGTTTCGGCGAGCGCCATCCTCGCATTCACTTGGACATTCGCAACGAACTGGAGCCATTCGACCTGGTGCAGGCCAAAGCTGACATCGCGTTCTTTTTCGGTCAGGGCACCTGGCCCGGCGCCACATGCATCGCGTTGTTCAGCGAGGACGTGGTTCCTGTGTGCGCGCCAGAGCTGCTGGCCCGGCACCGGTTCGACAGCGCAGAGGCGCTCATCGAACACCGCCTGCTGCAATGCGCATCGCGCCCTGAAGCTTGGCACGAATGGTTCCAGGGGTTGGGTCTACATAGCCAGAACAGCTACCACGGCCCACGCTTCGACACGTTCTACCTGTGCATCCGCGCGGCCATCGCCGGCTGCGGGGTCGCTCTGATCCCACGCTACCTGGTGGCCGAGGAACTGAGCGAAGGCAAGCTGGTGATCGCCTGGGACCACCCGGTGCCAAGCAACGGTCGGCATTTCATCGCCCATGCCGAACATGCCGCCGAAGTGCCCAAGGTCAAAGCGTTCGTGCAGTGGATCCGCGAGCGGGTGGCCGAGCACGACCAGTAAAGATCGCGAATTCAGGGAATGATCGCAATCGAAT
Proteins encoded in this region:
- a CDS encoding alginate O-acetyltransferase AlgX-related protein, whose protein sequence is MKTLVPVALSVAIALLSLPSQAAQPAQAGKPGCENLQCMVCPALSDPQRYAEGRMKLMREIVPGKDRWLFRSAVDLTNEFGIPAPMRPEFARLMHAFERQGIHVAMAIQPTRGLMHRDKLFANQLHGFDYARASGNLATYLGQLRQSGAVVAPMMQLVQQPPKGEYFFRRDHHWTPAGAEATAKLMAEEIRRQPFYAGLTKKQYRTEPGVMVPKDGTLNLAMSSLCGNNYGFQYVRGYQTVPVASGGDALFDDAPDPEVILVGDSNAAAREDESKQFNFDGYLKQYLNVDVLNYALPGVGEDGSLLEYLLSSDYKPKAPPKLIVWELPANYRLDSPLMYRQLVPAIQGGCAASQQVLESKLKRPALKVGERIELLSNAGSGRQSLSKGFLDIRLSDKNVKDFYIIVYYDNGARDKVWFRREAAVTGGQYYLELSKAPEFAGANLLSVFMEPTKAGTAATAVETRLCL
- a CDS encoding alginate O-acetyltransferase, which translates into the protein MYPVMNSASKANGIVFIVVLAAMFLYSLPPVFSFARTSTDTWNLFVDGKLLRKFEQAYDKRFFLRDPSVELWADAQFHLFGEGTKGVVLGKDGWLYTNQEYRVPNDLDANLAAQLEQIAKVRLQLAEHGKHLVILPLPMKLDVYAAHAQHAFDPRVISLYDRFVSELQGRQMDVVPLRAAFLANLEGPQLFLKSDTHWSPEGARLSAYELARQRPQLLGDQVYVSHKAGDKSVKGDLMNYIQFDHARLAPQFGPNSIALYETLKAEQGADDLFAEQDQSLMLVGTSYSKIDDWNFVGFLKEALNRDLLSIAVEARGPFEAMNQFLASDQLASTQIDTVVWEFPLRTLLAHRPGSLSRSAAPQHF
- a CDS encoding glutathione S-transferase N-terminal domain-containing protein → MTDLSAFPITRKWPAKHPEWLQLYSLPTPNGVKVSIMLEEIGLPYEPHKVSFDSDDQLSPEFISLSANNKIPAILDPNGPGGQALGLFESGAILQYLAEKSGQLLSNDPAQRYQTLQWLMFQMGGIGPMFGQVGFFHFFAGKEYEDKRPRDRYVNESKRLLGVLDRHLKGRDWMVDEYSIADIAIFPWVRNLVERYNARELVSFDQFAQVQRVLAKFLERPAVQRGLNIPA
- a CDS encoding right-handed parallel beta-helix repeat-containing protein → MAALARFSITCLAALWLAGAAQAASQALPANQIVDTLPAEQRQLKADQLRQQVRQAVAFEQTERQRPAGRASVSLQPMFSSQAGSWPFEPLVNNGLFRAIAGYQAHHPQVVMLRGGSITLAQLHDALNNPRVLKRYKDGYLLSYPLMIGSDAGLVLEGTSLYLASFSGTALINQGWLSLNQSSLQSMAGDKPASTDRAWRPFVVAWAGSHTQVLGSTLKRLGYNANLSRGLTTALSSQQAASTRLATVIIRDSQFSEMSTAVELQHSQATISTSQFERSQQYAVDVQNSQVKLQGNQLRGIDNNSGVRLRGKTRALVEDNLILGATKAGIEITEQQGAVLLAGNRIGDSRGNGIQLRSLTPTAAAPLVIDDNLLASSQGSAVDASEVGAVALLDNRIGNTAEYAVSLRNTTPLAGPLLLSGNRLGRVGKALVRVEGVRDVVLGGNSFDGKPLLQNLLIGDLLPLQGQLLEATVRQGATVRVRQP
- a CDS encoding polysaccharide lyase, whose protein sequence is MPMSKLLPGIGLLAMSLVFPHAHAAQSIWPAHPTPQSAMIADYRTLVCTKEPPAPFTGSLRLQSKYDQRDASKSTLRSSPDADSERIGKQVKQFVGGLIYASKRFQGAKKPQDANMALACQDQWLQRWADAGALLNPDATGTGMAARKWALAAMAGTVLLTQAASNGKLQLSDAQRTWFTDLGELVIREYDPRRSASGVYFNNHDYWAAWAVAATGMLVGRDDFIRWADGNLRRGLAQAVRSNQGNYAYLPLEVARSKLAANYSQYALVPLVLLSESARANGLPWSSQDQQTLDLLANFAARTVLDPADLPELKGQSQSDVAPYKMAWLIPFLQRNPGHALARQLYDSQDGEVDNYSQLGGPIKAFYSPLPGSRS
- a CDS encoding GNAT family N-acetyltransferase; translation: MPVELIGASDAHRDFARDLTRRAMLPYYHEFGLLWVEEAFDQAWAWREQWLVMQDDQVLGFCSLSQDRQALFIRELHLSEQHRGRGVGSQVLQTLAGWAAQRRLPLLRLMVFKSNPARQLYLRQGFIDMGNDECFVRMQRTIG
- the gcvA gene encoding transcriptional regulator GcvA, producing the protein MSKRLMPSTTALQCFEAAARHLSFTRAAQELHLTQSAVSKQVAQLEEMLSHSLFQRIRRRLHLTPAGALYLTEVNKILTQIDISSRYILSYGDETEVLRIATQPTFGARWLIPRLKGFGERHPRIHLDIRNELEPFDLVQAKADIAFFFGQGTWPGATCIALFSEDVVPVCAPELLARHRFDSAEALIEHRLLQCASRPEAWHEWFQGLGLHSQNSYHGPRFDTFYLCIRAAIAGCGVALIPRYLVAEELSEGKLVIAWDHPVPSNGRHFIAHAEHAAEVPKVKAFVQWIRERVAEHDQ
- a CDS encoding MBOAT family O-acyltransferase; this encodes MIFASNVFLFLYLPLFLAVYFLAKAQWRSTVIVAASYIFYAWWRPDFLLLFVGITYWNYWFGLRIKARLDAGDKPMALRLLWIGVAGNLSTLGYFKYANFGAEVLAMLLAPLGINTWTLENIFLPLGISFYVFHALSYIVDIYRKDATPTRNFIDFAAFVALFPHLVAGPILRYSQLAPQLRERTHSLELFSLGVCRFMLGFIMKVLIADRLAPINVLFVSEGTLQFSDAWFGLVISTLQLYFDFAGYSHMALGLALMMGFRFPENFNQPYVAQSITEFWARWHMTLAHFLRDYVYMPLVRKRVAGAMPALIWTMLLSGLWHGASFAFICWGLFFGVGMVLERKFNLATKVGAPYKLGRHLRTGLLILLSMPLFFTMDLRHSIDIYKALFGFNGFGSLELYVLGASKMAMAFALVALAWLLLAGINNLRFYAGNKEGYFMRHVGALHSVLLWGGFLLALSSLAANSFSPFLYFQF
- a CDS encoding alginate O-acetyltransferase AlgF: MKLTHLFTAIALATAGHTVLAAEGNADLYDAVAPADSAFVRVLNLSDSNIDVSLSGKVNPQRVAAGQLSGYRFTPAGPHKITIAGKSIEPQLKANAASTVVYDGKQLKLISDKYVNEPKKAQIAFYNLTQNPAALKTSDGKHDVVQTLGNGETGTRMVNEIKIDFAAYQQDTKVASFDEQFLKKGRSYSYVLLPGNRSMTLANSIDPTE
- a CDS encoding amino acid permease, with amino-acid sequence MVSPNKNKQRSLQHGLTSRQVSMISIAGIIGAGLFIGSSNAIATAGPAILISYAMTGLLVLLVMRMLGEMAIANPNSGSFSTYASEAIGPWAGFTIGWLYWWFWVLIIPVEAIAGADILHAYFPDVPSWLFAFVIMVVLSATNLISVKNFGAFEYWFALVKVVAIIAFIVVCSLAVFGFWPLAEVSGIGHLWQNGGFMPNGFGTVLGGVLITIFSFFGAEIVTIAADETANPKDKIRRATNLVVYRIAIFYLASIFLVVSLVAWNDPSLKAVGSFQRVLEVLNVPGAKLLVDLVVLVAVTSCMNSGLYTASRMLYSLGARGQALSMTKRISGAGVPTVAVIVSTLAGFVGCFVNYVLPGKVFGFLLSTTGAIALLVYLVIAVSQLRMRARAEREGRALELKMWLFPWLTWLVIGTIVMVLGYMLLSDAYRYETLMTAGVTAFILLVSLTQKGGKALAQPA
- a CDS encoding PaaI family thioesterase, translated to MNDPIPSLQALAAPEGTCYGCGCSHPSGLHLQSYWDADGIHLLCRHSPDSTFIGWPGLVYGGLLAMLVDCHSNWTAMAHHYRAEGREAGSLPRIDCVTASLGLNYLKPTPMGVELLLRARVEGEVGRKTRVICEVWAGDVLTVSADSVFARVDTEKLKLKAHGKAS